In Vagococcus luciliae, one genomic interval encodes:
- the walK gene encoding cell wall metabolism sensor histidine kinase WalK, with product MKKNRTPFFSSVHFKIALVFVLLLMISIEIIGAIFIRVLETSTIQTFEENVTNQVETLATNLSSEISKKNDSQQESNLKRILDEFSKNEILEVRLVDDKGIVMATSDPNLQGDVGKKNDYELFNSFNQKKEERTDPQTGQRVFINIEQIYSPTGDTVIGSLYVKSNIESKYQQVSEITLIFFYASMIALIFTLIIALLVSRTITKPIGEMKQQADRIANGDYSGQVEVYGKDELGQLGETFNELSYRVKETQETMDAERRRLDSVLTHMSDGVIGTDRRGNIILINDTALNLLRIGTEDVINQSILELLKLGDKYSFRDLLEVQEDVLLDFSEDFSETTLIRAEFSMIRRESGFISGLVCVLHDVTKKEKDEEERRQFVSNVSHELRTPLTSMKSYIEALLDGAWQDSEVAPQFLKVTQEETNRMIRMINDLLQLSRMDANKIELQKELVNLNELFNYVLDRFDMVIKDSDRNYVIKREFTQRAIWVDIDTDRMIQVLDNILNNAMKYSPDGGTITCRLLETHKNVVLSISDEGLGIPKQNLGRVFDRFFRVDKARSRAMGGSGLGLAISKESILAHGGNIWAESEENKGSTFFISLPYEPYEEDLWE from the coding sequence ATGAAAAAAAATAGAACGCCCTTTTTTTCATCGGTTCACTTTAAAATTGCTTTAGTGTTTGTGCTACTGTTGATGATTTCGATTGAGATTATCGGAGCTATTTTTATCCGAGTGCTTGAAACATCAACAATTCAGACGTTTGAGGAAAATGTGACTAACCAAGTTGAAACACTCGCGACCAATTTAAGCTCTGAAATTAGCAAAAAAAATGATTCACAACAAGAATCTAATTTAAAGCGAATTTTAGATGAATTTTCTAAAAATGAAATTTTAGAAGTTCGTTTAGTAGATGATAAAGGGATTGTTATGGCAACAAGTGATCCAAATCTACAAGGAGATGTTGGAAAAAAGAATGATTATGAATTATTTAATTCATTTAATCAAAAAAAAGAAGAACGAACAGACCCACAAACGGGGCAGAGGGTATTTATTAATATTGAACAAATATATTCCCCTACTGGAGATACGGTAATTGGTTCATTATATGTTAAAAGCAATATAGAAAGTAAGTATCAACAAGTTAGTGAGATTACGTTGATATTTTTCTATGCATCGATGATTGCGCTTATCTTTACGTTAATTATAGCGTTGCTTGTATCTAGAACGATTACAAAGCCTATTGGCGAAATGAAACAACAAGCAGATAGAATTGCTAATGGTGATTATTCAGGACAAGTGGAAGTTTATGGGAAAGACGAGTTAGGACAATTAGGGGAGACATTTAATGAACTGTCTTATCGTGTTAAAGAAACACAAGAAACCATGGATGCTGAGAGGCGTCGGCTAGATAGTGTTTTAACTCATATGTCTGATGGTGTTATCGGAACTGATCGTCGTGGAAACATCATTTTAATTAATGACACAGCGTTAAATCTACTTCGAATTGGCACTGAAGATGTCATCAATCAATCCATTTTAGAGTTATTAAAATTAGGAGATAAGTATAGCTTTAGGGACTTACTAGAAGTACAAGAAGATGTGTTACTTGATTTTAGTGAAGATTTTAGTGAAACAACTCTTATTCGTGCAGAGTTTTCAATGATTCGGCGAGAGTCTGGTTTTATCAGTGGATTAGTGTGTGTGCTTCATGACGTGACCAAAAAAGAAAAAGATGAAGAAGAACGTCGCCAATTTGTTTCAAATGTATCTCATGAGTTAAGAACACCGCTAACAAGTATGAAAAGCTACATTGAAGCTTTACTTGATGGTGCATGGCAAGATTCAGAAGTTGCCCCACAATTTTTAAAAGTTACACAAGAAGAAACCAATCGCATGATTCGGATGATTAATGATTTACTTCAATTATCACGTATGGATGCCAATAAAATTGAGTTACAAAAAGAATTAGTCAATTTAAATGAATTGTTTAATTATGTGTTAGATCGTTTTGATATGGTTATTAAAGATAGTGATAGAAATTATGTGATTAAACGAGAATTTACTCAACGAGCGATTTGGGTCGATATTGATACTGATCGCATGATTCAAGTATTGGATAATATCTTAAATAATGCAATGAAATATTCACCTGATGGCGGGACCATAACATGTCGCTTACTTGAAACGCATAAGAATGTCGTATTAAGTATCTCAGATGAGGGATTAGGTATTCCAAAACAAAACCTTGGACGTGTATTTGATCGATTCTTCCGAGTGGATAAGGCACGATCTCGTGCGATGGGTGGTTCTGGTTTAGGACTAGCTATATCTAAAGAATCAATCTTGGCTCATGGCGGAAATATTTGGGCTGAAAGTGAAGAAAATAAAGGCTCGACATTCTTTATTTCACTACCTTATGAACCTTACGAGGAGGATCTATGGGAATGA
- the yycF gene encoding response regulator YycF, with amino-acid sequence MKKILVVDDEKPISDIVKFNLTKEGYEVFTAFDGEEAVEMVDEVNPDLIILDLMLPKKDGLEVCRDVRKKYDTPIIMVTAKDSEIDKVLGLELGADDYVTKPFSNRELVARVKANLRRHDNTTSKTEEIQNNELTIGALTIHPDAYVVSKRGETIELTHREFELLHYLAKHIGQVMTREHLLQTVWGYDYFGDVRTVDVTVRRLREKIEDNASHPNWLITRRGVGYYLRNPEQD; translated from the coding sequence GTGAAAAAAATACTAGTTGTAGATGATGAGAAGCCTATTTCAGATATAGTAAAATTTAATTTAACAAAAGAAGGATATGAAGTTTTTACCGCGTTTGATGGTGAAGAAGCAGTTGAAATGGTGGATGAAGTAAATCCAGATTTAATTATTTTGGACTTAATGTTACCCAAAAAAGATGGTTTAGAAGTGTGTCGCGATGTACGTAAAAAGTATGATACGCCGATTATTATGGTAACAGCCAAAGATTCCGAAATAGATAAAGTATTAGGATTGGAACTTGGTGCAGATGATTATGTGACAAAACCATTCTCTAATCGTGAATTAGTGGCGCGCGTGAAAGCTAATTTACGTCGACATGATAATACAACGTCTAAAACGGAAGAAATACAAAATAATGAATTAACAATAGGTGCTTTAACTATTCACCCTGATGCCTATGTGGTATCAAAACGTGGGGAAACCATTGAGTTAACACATCGTGAATTTGAATTACTCCATTATCTTGCAAAACATATTGGACAAGTTATGACGCGTGAGCATTTACTTCAAACGGTTTGGGGTTATGACTATTTTGGTGATGTGCGTACAGTAGATGTGACGGTAAGACGTTTGAGAGAAAAAATAGAGGATAATGCTAGTCATCCTAATTGGTTAATTACACGGCGTGGTGTTGGTTATTATCTTAGAAATCCAGAACAAGATTAG